Proteins encoded together in one Kutzneria kofuensis window:
- a CDS encoding ParB/RepB/Spo0J family partition protein, whose translation MSAEQSAADHRRAPTVELELSALVLGDGPRSRADPDHVRVLTECDTVLPPILVHRHSMRVVDGVHRVLAARARGRTTITAQWFDGDERDAFVLAVQLNTVHGLPLTRDDRKRAAVKILHSHPDMSDRAIAVLAGLSGKVVADLRREHTGGVSEPRVGRDGRVRPASTAAGRAVAAQIIRDDPGASLREIARRAGISVGTARDVRRRLAEGRDPVPGADSQHAVPGPTGSDVKQADHMSVFNVLCNDPSFRLNEVGRLVLQQLHTQLRRIEDWRDLAPGVPPHGRAAVAEILSRCADDLLRTAETLRTYDVPGVPVQSSGNSSHAPVGRLLTAGADRRPHVQHHSVAYRRVPPRAR comes from the coding sequence ATGTCAGCAGAGCAATCCGCAGCCGATCATCGCCGCGCGCCCACGGTGGAGCTGGAGCTCTCGGCCCTGGTACTAGGTGACGGGCCACGGTCGCGCGCCGACCCCGACCACGTCCGAGTGCTCACCGAGTGCGACACCGTCCTACCGCCGATTCTGGTGCACCGGCACAGCATGCGCGTCGTTGACGGCGTGCACCGAGTGCTCGCCGCCCGTGCACGGGGCAGGACCACGATCACCGCCCAGTGGTTCGACGGCGACGAGCGCGACGCCTTCGTGCTCGCCGTCCAGCTCAACACCGTCCACGGGCTGCCGCTGACCCGTGACGACCGCAAGCGCGCCGCCGTCAAGATCTTGCACTCGCATCCCGACATGTCCGACCGTGCGATCGCCGTGTTGGCCGGGCTCAGCGGCAAGGTCGTCGCCGACCTGCGTCGGGAGCACACGGGCGGCGTCTCGGAGCCCAGGGTCGGCCGGGATGGTCGGGTGCGCCCGGCAAGCACGGCCGCCGGACGCGCTGTCGCCGCGCAGATCATCCGGGACGACCCGGGCGCCTCCCTCCGCGAGATCGCGCGTCGCGCTGGAATCTCCGTCGGAACCGCGCGGGATGTGCGCCGCCGGCTCGCCGAAGGCCGAGATCCTGTGCCCGGGGCCGATTCACAGCACGCCGTGCCGGGGCCGACCGGCTCCGACGTGAAGCAGGCCGACCACATGTCGGTGTTCAACGTGCTCTGCAACGACCCTTCGTTCCGCCTCAACGAGGTCGGCCGCCTCGTGCTCCAGCAACTGCACACCCAGCTCCGCCGGATCGAGGACTGGCGGGATCTCGCACCCGGCGTCCCACCGCACGGACGCGCCGCCGTCGCGGAGATCCTCTCCCGCTGCGCCGACGACCTGCTCCGCACCGCCGAAACCTTACGTACCTACGACGTGCCGGGTGTGCCCGTGCAGTCGTCCGGCAACTCGTCGCACGCCCCGGTCGGCCGGCTGCTGACCGCTGGGGCGGACCGGCGTCCGCACGTGCAACACCACTCCGTGGCGTACCGGAGGGTACCGCCGCGGGCGAGGTGA
- a CDS encoding transposase, producing the protein MLSQWLIDIQSDDLPRLHNFATGLQRDLAAVTAGLARPWDSGAVEGHVNRIKMLKRQTFGRAGFRLLRKRVLLS; encoded by the coding sequence GTGCTTTCGCAGTGGCTCATCGACATCCAGTCCGACGACCTGCCTCGGCTGCACAACTTCGCCACCGGACTCCAGCGCGACCTGGCCGCGGTGACCGCAGGACTCGCCCGGCCCTGGGACTCTGGCGCTGTCGAAGGCCACGTGAATCGGATCAAGATGCTGAAGCGCCAGACGTTCGGCCGCGCGGGATTCCGGTTGCTCCGCAAGCGCGTCCTGCTGTCATGA
- the cmlS gene encoding chloramphenicol-biosynthetic FADH2-dependent halogenase CmlS produces MARSKVAVIGGGPAGCVAALTLDKLGHEVEVYERDTFPRYRVGESLLPGTMSILNRLGLQDRIDAADFVKKPSATFLWGQDQAPWTFSFAAPRIAPWVFDHAVQVKREEFDQLLMDEARSRGIPVHEATTVTAVDLSAPDRVTLALRQGERTSQVSADYVIDAGGSGGPLSRQLGVRRYDEFYKNFAIWSYFALTDPFKGDLRGTTYSITFDDGWVWLIPVKEGLYSVGLVIDRSRAAEVREMGADAFYRATLPKARRAMEILGDAEMVDQVRIVQDWSYDAGHFSADRYFLCGDAACFTDPLFSQGVHLASQSAVSAAAAIDRMSAHQEEADAVHAWYNRSYRDAYEGYHQFLASFYTFASFTEPESEFWLKRRITESDDQRLARKQWFDRLSAGDEDGDQAVSDFHDRAATMIRIGRHQRQELSDEYSESELDAARVRWIAELTKRLNSITRLVWTGSKVMLKPHYKVEPLSLRLAPVHVLADDGDRDLTQYAMDEDVRRVFQDMAEEGFGYRTLVKRLGAVGRQEISAQLVTRLMEAGLLTGYNADGEPVRIQGRLHFGGVGVEYEV; encoded by the coding sequence ATGGCACGGTCGAAGGTGGCTGTCATCGGTGGTGGGCCCGCGGGCTGCGTGGCCGCGCTGACCCTGGACAAGCTCGGCCACGAGGTCGAGGTCTACGAGCGCGACACCTTCCCGCGCTACCGGGTCGGCGAATCGCTGCTGCCGGGCACGATGTCGATCCTCAACCGGCTGGGGCTGCAGGACCGGATCGACGCGGCGGACTTCGTCAAGAAGCCGTCGGCGACCTTCTTGTGGGGACAGGACCAGGCCCCGTGGACGTTCTCGTTCGCGGCGCCGCGGATCGCCCCGTGGGTGTTCGACCACGCGGTGCAGGTCAAACGGGAGGAGTTCGACCAGCTGCTGATGGACGAGGCCCGGTCCCGGGGCATCCCGGTGCACGAGGCCACCACCGTGACCGCGGTGGACCTGTCCGCGCCGGACCGGGTCACCCTTGCGCTGCGCCAAGGCGAGCGAACCTCGCAGGTCAGCGCCGACTACGTGATCGACGCGGGCGGCTCCGGCGGGCCGCTGTCCCGACAGCTCGGCGTGCGCCGCTACGACGAGTTCTACAAGAACTTCGCCATCTGGTCCTACTTCGCGCTGACCGACCCGTTCAAGGGCGACCTGCGCGGCACCACGTACTCGATCACCTTCGACGACGGCTGGGTGTGGCTGATCCCGGTCAAGGAGGGCCTCTACAGCGTCGGTCTCGTGATCGACCGGTCGCGGGCGGCCGAGGTGCGGGAGATGGGAGCGGACGCCTTCTACCGAGCCACCCTGCCGAAGGCCAGGCGGGCGATGGAGATCCTCGGCGACGCCGAGATGGTCGACCAGGTCCGCATCGTGCAGGACTGGTCCTACGACGCCGGCCATTTCTCCGCCGACCGCTACTTCCTCTGCGGCGACGCCGCGTGCTTCACCGACCCGTTGTTCTCCCAGGGCGTGCACCTGGCCTCGCAGTCGGCGGTCAGCGCCGCCGCGGCGATCGACCGGATGAGCGCGCACCAGGAGGAGGCCGACGCCGTGCACGCCTGGTACAACCGCTCCTACCGGGACGCTTATGAGGGCTACCACCAGTTCCTCGCCTCCTTCTACACGTTCGCCTCGTTCACCGAGCCGGAGTCGGAGTTCTGGCTCAAGCGCCGGATCACCGAGTCCGACGACCAGCGGCTGGCCCGCAAGCAGTGGTTCGACCGGTTGTCGGCCGGCGACGAGGACGGCGATCAGGCGGTGTCGGACTTCCACGACCGCGCGGCGACGATGATCCGGATCGGCCGCCACCAGCGTCAGGAGCTCAGTGACGAGTACTCGGAATCCGAGCTCGACGCCGCCCGCGTGCGGTGGATCGCCGAGCTCACCAAGCGGCTCAACAGCATCACCAGGTTGGTCTGGACCGGGAGCAAGGTGATGCTCAAGCCGCACTACAAGGTCGAGCCGTTGAGCCTGCGCCTGGCACCGGTGCACGTGCTGGCCGATGACGGCGACCGGGATCTCACCCAGTACGCCATGGACGAGGACGTCCGGCGGGTCTTCCAGGACATGGCCGAGGAGGGTTTCGGCTACCGGACGCTGGTCAAGCGCCTCGGCGCGGTCGGTCGGCAGGAGATCAGCGCGCAGCTGGTCACCCGGCTGATGGAAGCCGGCCTGCTCACCGGCTACAACGCCGACGGCGAGCCGGTCCGCATCCAGGGCCGACTGCACTTCGGCGGCGTCGGCGTCGAGTACGAGGTCTGA
- a CDS encoding ricin-type beta-trefoil lectin domain protein encodes MPRASLRARVAGALAGVLGISTLVAVSAPPASAANEAVQKWLTTSDLSQHLTQQSDLGFSGSSGSGTISVNDAQTFQTMDGFGAAMTDTSAWLLSNKLSGSAHTNVMNALFSPSQGIGISWVRIPMGASDFSATAQPYSYDDNLSASTGTTVGVGSGRCLDDTGNPANGVQQYIWDCTNGSANQQYTYTSAGELQVAGKCLDANAQGTSPGTKVILWTCNGQANQKWTLNVNGSITGVQSGLCLDVAGVGTANGSLVQLWTCNGQTNQQWRRPDPTLANFSIAHDLGYIIPDLKQAAALNPNIKFMANPWSPPGWMKSNGQMNNLNNAATLLTTSYGPLAQYFVKFIQSYAAQGVPIYAITPQNEPTYGTAYPGMNFSEPNEANFVANHLGPALAQANLSPKVLGTDFNTDQLYNYAEPLIKDAGAGKYLAGTSWHCYAGNLGALSTMQADVPGKDNYETECSDGIDPQNAIETFIQSSRNWARAATMWNIAQDQNNGPVIPGGCNACTPLITINQSTGNVTYNAAYYSVGHFSKFVVPGARRIASTTTGNLDDVAFKNPDGSISLIVYNTSGSTQSFTTSWNGQAFSDSLGAHAIATYKWTSGA; translated from the coding sequence ATGCCCAGAGCAAGTCTTCGCGCCCGTGTCGCCGGCGCCCTGGCCGGCGTACTCGGGATCTCGACGCTGGTGGCGGTGTCGGCGCCGCCCGCGTCGGCCGCCAACGAGGCCGTGCAGAAGTGGCTGACGACCTCGGACCTGAGCCAGCACCTGACGCAACAGTCCGATCTCGGCTTCTCGGGGTCGTCCGGTTCGGGAACCATCAGCGTCAATGACGCGCAGACGTTCCAGACCATGGACGGATTCGGCGCGGCGATGACGGACACCTCGGCCTGGCTGTTGTCCAACAAGCTGAGCGGCAGCGCGCACACGAACGTGATGAACGCGTTGTTCAGCCCGAGCCAGGGCATCGGCATCAGCTGGGTCCGCATTCCCATGGGCGCGTCCGACTTCTCCGCCACCGCGCAGCCGTACTCCTACGACGACAACCTGTCGGCCTCCACGGGCACGACGGTCGGCGTGGGTTCCGGCCGCTGCCTGGACGACACCGGCAACCCGGCCAACGGCGTCCAGCAGTACATCTGGGACTGCACGAACGGCAGCGCGAACCAGCAGTACACCTACACCAGTGCCGGCGAACTGCAGGTCGCCGGCAAGTGTCTGGACGCCAACGCTCAGGGCACCAGCCCCGGCACCAAGGTGATCCTGTGGACCTGCAACGGCCAGGCCAACCAGAAGTGGACGCTCAACGTCAACGGCTCCATCACCGGCGTGCAGTCCGGTCTGTGCCTGGACGTCGCCGGTGTGGGCACCGCCAACGGCAGCCTGGTCCAACTGTGGACCTGCAACGGTCAGACCAACCAGCAGTGGCGGCGGCCGGACCCGACGCTGGCGAACTTCTCCATCGCGCACGACCTCGGCTACATCATTCCCGACCTCAAGCAGGCCGCCGCGCTCAACCCGAACATCAAGTTCATGGCCAACCCGTGGAGCCCGCCGGGGTGGATGAAGTCGAACGGCCAGATGAACAACCTCAACAACGCCGCGACGCTGCTCACCACCAGCTACGGCCCGCTGGCGCAGTACTTCGTGAAGTTCATCCAGAGCTACGCGGCGCAGGGCGTGCCGATCTACGCGATCACCCCGCAGAACGAGCCGACCTACGGCACCGCCTACCCCGGGATGAACTTCAGTGAGCCGAACGAGGCGAACTTCGTCGCGAACCACCTCGGCCCGGCGCTGGCGCAGGCGAATCTGTCGCCGAAGGTGCTCGGCACCGACTTCAACACCGACCAGCTGTACAACTACGCCGAGCCGCTGATCAAGGACGCCGGCGCCGGCAAGTACCTGGCCGGCACCTCCTGGCACTGCTACGCGGGCAACCTCGGCGCCCTGTCGACCATGCAGGCTGACGTGCCCGGCAAGGACAACTACGAGACCGAGTGCTCGGACGGCATCGATCCCCAGAACGCGATCGAGACCTTCATTCAGAGCAGCCGCAACTGGGCCCGGGCCGCGACGATGTGGAACATCGCGCAGGACCAGAACAACGGCCCGGTGATCCCCGGTGGCTGCAACGCCTGCACCCCGCTGATCACGATCAACCAGAGCACCGGCAACGTGACCTACAACGCCGCCTACTACTCGGTCGGGCATTTCAGCAAGTTCGTCGTCCCGGGTGCCCGGCGCATCGCCTCGACCACCACGGGCAACCTCGACGACGTGGCGTTCAAGAACCCCGACGGCTCGATCTCGCTGATCGTCTACAACACGTCCGGCTCGACCCAGTCGTTCACCACGAGCTGGAACGGCCAGGCGTTCAGCGACTCGCTGGGCGCCCACGCCATCGCCACCTACAAGTGGACGTCGGGCGCGTGA
- a CDS encoding LacI family DNA-binding transcriptional regulator — protein sequence MSRNTLGVALSPRRVTLAEVAEHAGVSRTTASLVLAGRARELRISQSVEQRVVEAARELAYRPNAVSVGLRTGTSRTIGFVSDTVATSRLAGDMIKGALEAAREQGLMLFIGETEGEPDLERGLLQAMHDRQVDGIIFASMFTRAVKVPAALTAGPAVLLNAVPKRASALPSVVPDEVEAGRSAARVLLDAGHRDGIHVIGAGPRIRDVPPETLAGVERLTGISEVLARAKVKIASGHVCADWQPEYGYEATRRLLEHTGPRALVCLNDRLAVGAYQALDDFGLKVPTDVSVISFDDHPVASWIRPKLTTVALPHYDLGRKAVEVLLAEIDRNREGTPPRGETYRVPMPVRMRDSVAEPASTAGNARPSGADTPFSRTTS from the coding sequence ATGTCAAGGAACACGCTGGGGGTCGCCTTGAGTCCACGACGGGTCACGCTCGCCGAGGTCGCCGAGCACGCCGGCGTCTCGCGCACCACGGCGTCGCTCGTGCTCGCGGGGCGGGCTCGTGAGCTGCGGATCTCGCAGAGCGTCGAGCAGCGGGTCGTCGAGGCGGCCAGGGAGCTGGCGTACCGGCCCAACGCCGTGTCCGTCGGGCTGCGCACCGGCACGAGCAGGACGATCGGTTTCGTCTCGGACACCGTCGCCACGTCCCGCCTCGCCGGCGACATGATCAAAGGAGCCCTCGAAGCCGCGCGCGAGCAGGGCCTGATGCTGTTCATCGGCGAGACGGAGGGGGAACCGGATCTCGAGCGCGGCCTGCTGCAGGCCATGCACGACCGCCAGGTCGACGGCATCATCTTCGCCTCGATGTTCACCCGGGCCGTCAAGGTGCCGGCGGCGTTGACGGCCGGTCCCGCCGTGCTGCTCAACGCGGTGCCGAAGCGGGCGTCGGCACTCCCGTCGGTCGTGCCGGACGAGGTCGAGGCGGGCCGCAGCGCCGCCCGAGTGCTGCTGGACGCGGGGCATCGCGACGGCATCCACGTCATCGGCGCGGGCCCCCGGATCCGCGACGTGCCCCCCGAGACCCTCGCCGGTGTCGAACGGCTCACCGGCATCAGCGAGGTTCTCGCCAGGGCGAAGGTGAAGATCGCCAGCGGCCACGTCTGCGCCGACTGGCAACCGGAGTACGGATACGAAGCGACCCGCCGACTCCTGGAACACACCGGGCCACGCGCGCTGGTCTGCCTCAACGACCGACTCGCCGTCGGCGCTTACCAGGCGCTCGACGACTTCGGCCTCAAGGTGCCCACGGACGTCTCCGTCATCTCGTTCGACGACCACCCGGTCGCGAGCTGGATCCGCCCCAAACTCACCACTGTCGCGCTCCCCCACTACGACCTCGGCCGCAAGGCCGTTGAGGTGCTCCTCGCCGAGATCGACCGGAACCGTGAGGGAACCCCACCGCGGGGCGAGACATACCGCGTGCCCATGCCGGTCCGAATGCGCGACTCCGTGGCCGAACCCGCCTCGACGGCCGGGAACGCACGGCCTTCCGGCGCGGACACGCCGTTCTCGCGCACAACCTCGTGA
- a CDS encoding IS5 family transposase (programmed frameshift) has translation MTDALSQRLVPDELWALVAPLVPQFTPRRQGGGTTPVDDRAVFTAIVFVLTSGCAWRHLPPSFGVTVPTAHRRFTEWTKAGLWPRVHRAVLDELGGQGLIDWSRVVVDAAAVRAKKGGSLTGPSPVDRGKPGSKIHALSDRAGLPLSVAVSAANTNDAYGLKPLVRAIPAVKSRRGPRRRKPAKLHADKAYDIKELRAWVREQGIAVRIARKDTESSARLGRHRWVIERTIAWLFGYRRLAMRYERKANHFCAFLTLAAALTCFKRLAKAAT, from the exons GTGACGGATGCGTTGTCGCAGCGGCTGGTGCCCGACGAGTTGTGGGCACTGGTCGCGCCGTTGGTCCCACAGTTCACGCCGCGTCGGCAGGGCGGTGGGACGACGCCGGTGGACGACCGGGCGGTGTTCACCGCGATCGTGTTCGTGTTGACCAGCGGCTGCGCCTGGCGGCATCTACCGCCGTCGTTCGGGGTCACAGTGCCGACCGCGCACCGCAGGTTCACCGAGTGGACCAAAGCGGGCCTGTGGCCACGGGTGCATCGGGCGGTCTTGGACGAGTTGGGCGGCCAGGGCTTGATCGATTGGTCGCGGGTGGTGGTGGACGCGGCGGCGGTGCGGGCGA AAAAAGGGGGATCGTTGACCGGTCCGAGCCCGGTCGATCGAGGCAAGCCGGGCTCGAAGATCCACGCGCTGTCCGACCGGGCCGGTCTGCCGTTGTCGGTGGCGGTGTCGGCGGCCAACACCAACGACGCCTACGGGCTCAAACCGTTGGTGCGGGCGATCCCCGCAGTGAAGTCGCGGCGTGGTCCCCGTCGGCGCAAGCCGGCGAAGTTGCACGCGGACAAGGCCTACGACATCAAGGAGTTACGGGCGTGGGTACGCGAGCAGGGGATCGCGGTGCGGATCGCCCGCAAAGACACTGAGTCCAGCGCGCGGCTGGGTCGGCACCGGTGGGTCATCGAACGCACGATCGCCTGGTTGTTCGGGTACCGCCGACTCGCGATGCGGTACGAGCGCAAGGCGAACCACTTCTGCGCGTTCCTGACGTTGGCGGCGGCCTTGACTTGCTTCAAGAGGCTCGCCAAGGCCGCCACGTAA
- a CDS encoding glycoside hydrolase family 44 protein translates to MTASLVTMMVAAPAATAAAAATAGPALSVDVSAARHAISPDIYGLNGGDPAFSAEIGQPVARWGGNAATRYNFKNHTYNTGSDWYFENIVADDQHSVEGVVKSDLDRGIKPVVTVPLIGWVAKDSPSSHPFTCGFPATRFPQQDKFDQWDANCGNGQLNQQNLTGVPTDSSIRADAAFDGEMVSHLVDQFGTAAQGGVPIYELDNEPVLWSSTHRDVHPDPVSDDELGSKGTAAAAAIKAADPSAAVLGPSGWGYCEWVASGLDGCGPGADAAAHGGLNLSQWYLKNMKDYSDAHGGKRYLDYFDQHFYPQISGDKDPATNALRLRSVRSLWDPTYVEESWIGPSGVNAPPLQFIRTMKSWIAQYYPGTKTAITEYNWGALDDINGALAEADILGIFGREGLDLATMWGEPKPTDPGAYAFRMYRDYDGAGSRFGDVSVSATAADQGQLAVYAAQRSSDKALTVMVVNKTDGDLTSPLSVAGFDNAAAAQRYTYSPDNLGAIVRGGDLQVSNGHVDATYPANSITLLVLPAAGCSASLHVNGDWGTGHVATVTVTNDRRTAMTGWQVSWTWPGNQQVTNSWNTTLKQNATSVVATDAGWNGSIGVGGSTTFGIQATGAAASPTLTCTPT, encoded by the coding sequence GTGACGGCGTCTCTCGTGACGATGATGGTCGCGGCTCCAGCAGCCACGGCAGCCGCGGCGGCGACCGCCGGGCCCGCGCTGTCGGTGGACGTGTCCGCCGCCCGCCACGCGATCAGCCCCGACATCTACGGCCTGAACGGCGGCGATCCGGCGTTCAGCGCCGAGATCGGCCAGCCGGTGGCGCGCTGGGGCGGCAACGCGGCCACCCGCTACAACTTCAAGAACCACACCTACAACACCGGCAGTGACTGGTACTTCGAGAACATCGTCGCCGACGACCAACACTCCGTCGAAGGGGTGGTCAAGTCCGACCTCGACCGCGGCATCAAGCCGGTCGTCACCGTGCCCCTGATCGGGTGGGTGGCCAAGGACTCGCCGTCGTCACACCCGTTCACCTGCGGCTTCCCGGCGACCCGGTTCCCGCAGCAGGACAAGTTCGACCAGTGGGACGCCAACTGCGGCAACGGCCAGCTCAACCAGCAGAACCTCACCGGCGTGCCCACCGACAGCTCGATCAGGGCGGACGCGGCGTTCGACGGCGAGATGGTGTCGCACCTGGTGGACCAGTTCGGCACGGCAGCACAGGGTGGCGTGCCGATCTACGAGCTCGACAACGAACCGGTGTTGTGGTCCAGCACGCATCGCGACGTGCACCCCGATCCGGTCTCCGACGACGAGTTGGGCAGCAAGGGCACCGCGGCCGCCGCGGCGATCAAGGCCGCCGACCCCAGCGCGGCGGTCCTCGGCCCGTCCGGCTGGGGATACTGCGAGTGGGTCGCCTCCGGGCTGGACGGCTGCGGGCCGGGCGCCGATGCGGCCGCGCACGGCGGGCTCAACCTTTCCCAGTGGTACCTCAAGAACATGAAGGACTACAGCGACGCCCACGGCGGCAAGCGCTACCTGGACTACTTCGACCAGCACTTCTACCCGCAGATCAGCGGCGACAAGGACCCTGCGACCAATGCGTTGCGGTTGCGGTCCGTCCGGTCCTTGTGGGATCCGACGTACGTCGAGGAGTCCTGGATCGGCCCCAGCGGGGTCAACGCGCCGCCGCTGCAGTTCATCCGCACGATGAAGTCGTGGATCGCCCAGTACTACCCCGGCACCAAGACCGCCATCACCGAGTACAACTGGGGCGCGCTGGACGACATCAACGGCGCGCTGGCCGAGGCGGACATCCTGGGCATCTTCGGACGTGAGGGCCTCGACCTCGCCACGATGTGGGGCGAGCCCAAGCCGACCGATCCGGGTGCGTACGCGTTCCGGATGTACCGCGACTACGACGGCGCGGGCAGCCGGTTCGGTGACGTCAGCGTGTCGGCGACCGCAGCCGACCAAGGCCAGCTGGCGGTGTACGCGGCGCAGCGCTCCTCCGACAAGGCGCTGACCGTCATGGTCGTCAACAAGACCGACGGCGACCTGACCTCGCCGCTGTCGGTGGCCGGGTTCGACAACGCCGCCGCTGCGCAGCGGTACACCTACAGCCCGGACAATCTGGGCGCCATCGTGCGCGGCGGCGATCTCCAGGTGAGCAACGGCCACGTCGACGCGACGTACCCGGCGAATTCGATCACGCTGTTGGTCCTGCCGGCGGCCGGGTGCTCGGCGAGCCTGCACGTCAACGGCGACTGGGGCACCGGACACGTGGCGACGGTGACCGTCACCAACGACCGCCGCACGGCGATGACCGGGTGGCAGGTCAGCTGGACGTGGCCCGGCAACCAGCAGGTCACCAACTCGTGGAACACCACTCTGAAGCAGAACGCCACCAGCGTGGTCGCCACAGACGCCGGGTGGAACGGCTCGATCGGTGTGGGTGGCAGCACCACCTTCGGGATCCAGGCCACCGGGGCGGCAGCATCACCGACGCTGACCTGTACCCCCACCTGA
- a CDS encoding IS701 family transposase encodes MVADWSASFEAFLGRFAGRFPRVESRRRMRWYVKGLLAEIERKNGWTLAEAAGDAGPEGMQRLLNFYAWDTDGLRDDVRAAVVERIGDGEQGVLIVDETGFLKKGAHSAGVARQYSGTAGRIENSQIGVFLAYASPRGRALIDRELYLPKDWTDDRDRCRAAGIDDEVEFATKQVLARRMIERALATEVPFGWVTADELYGQDTKFRLWLETVDVPHVVAVPKSAMVVSMHLAKVRVARMIADVADADWQRLSCGDGVRGPRVSDWTAVEIRPLRRRGWGHWLLARRSVSDPTDIAYYVCFGPADTSLAELVRVAGSRWAIEECFQTAKNETGLDHYQARGYQAWYRHVTLSMTALAFLVITRPTVEKGAPLLAMVRP; translated from the coding sequence ATGGTGGCGGACTGGTCGGCGAGCTTCGAGGCGTTTCTGGGCCGGTTCGCCGGCAGGTTCCCCCGAGTGGAGTCGCGGCGCCGGATGCGCTGGTATGTCAAGGGATTGCTCGCCGAGATCGAGCGGAAGAACGGGTGGACGCTGGCCGAGGCCGCCGGGGATGCGGGGCCGGAAGGCATGCAGCGGTTGCTGAACTTCTACGCGTGGGACACCGATGGCTTGCGTGACGACGTGCGTGCCGCGGTTGTGGAACGCATCGGTGACGGTGAGCAGGGGGTGCTCATCGTCGACGAGACCGGCTTTCTGAAGAAGGGTGCCCACTCCGCAGGAGTCGCACGGCAGTACTCGGGCACTGCCGGCCGGATCGAGAACTCGCAGATCGGGGTATTTCTGGCGTATGCCTCACCACGCGGTCGTGCGCTGATTGATCGGGAGTTGTATCTGCCCAAGGACTGGACCGATGATCGTGACCGGTGCCGGGCGGCTGGCATTGATGACGAGGTGGAGTTCGCGACCAAACAGGTGCTGGCCCGCCGGATGATCGAGCGTGCGCTCGCGACGGAGGTGCCGTTCGGATGGGTGACCGCCGACGAGTTGTACGGGCAGGACACGAAGTTCCGGCTGTGGTTGGAGACCGTGGACGTCCCGCATGTGGTGGCGGTGCCCAAGTCGGCGATGGTGGTGTCGATGCACTTGGCCAAGGTCCGGGTTGCGCGGATGATTGCGGACGTCGCGGACGCAGATTGGCAGCGGCTCAGCTGCGGGGACGGAGTTCGTGGCCCTCGGGTGTCGGACTGGACGGCGGTGGAGATCCGGCCGTTGCGCCGGCGGGGTTGGGGGCACTGGCTGCTGGCTCGGCGTTCGGTCAGCGATCCGACCGACATCGCCTACTACGTGTGTTTCGGGCCTGCCGATACCAGCTTGGCGGAGCTGGTTCGTGTCGCGGGCAGCCGCTGGGCGATCGAGGAGTGTTTCCAGACGGCGAAGAACGAGACCGGTCTGGATCACTACCAGGCGCGGGGTTACCAGGCGTGGTACCGGCACGTCACGCTGTCGATGACGGCGTTGGCGTTCCTGGTGATCACACGGCCAACCGTTGAAAAGGGGGCTCCGTTGCTGGCGATGGTCAGACCGTGA